From the Budorcas taxicolor isolate Tak-1 chromosome 1, Takin1.1, whole genome shotgun sequence genome, one window contains:
- the GHSR gene encoding growth hormone secretagogue receptor type 1, producing MWNATRSEELGPNLTLPDLVWDAAPDNDSLTDELPPLFPAPLLAGVTATCVALFVVGIAGNLLTMLVVSRFRELRTTTNLYLSSMAFSDLLIFLCMPLDLVRLWHYRPWNLGDLLCKLFQFVSESCTYATVLTITALSVERYFAICFPLRAKVVITKGRVKLVVLVIWAVAFCSAGPIFMLVGVEHENGTDPRDTNECRATEFAVRSGLLTIMVWVSSIFFFLPVFCLTVLYSLIGRKLWRRRRSEAAVGASLRDQNHKQTVKMLAVVVFAFILCWLPFHVGRYLFSKSFEPGSVEIAQISQYCNLVSFVLFYLSAAINPILYNIMSKKYRVAVFKLLGFEPFSQRKLSTLKDESSRAWTESSINT from the exons atgtggaatgcGACGCGGAGCGAGGAGCTGGGGCCCAACCTCACGCTGCCGGACCTGGTCTGGGACGCTGCCCCCGACAACGACTCGCTGACAGACGAGCTGCCACCCCTCTTCCCCGCGCCGCTGCTGGCGGGAGTCACAGCCACCTGCGTGGCGCTCTTCGTGGTAGGCATCGCGGGCAACCTGCTCACCATGCTGGTAGTGTCGCGTTTCCGCGAGCTGCGTACCACTACCAACCTCTACCTGTCCAGCATGGCCTTCTCCGACTTACTCATCTTCCTCTGCATGCCCCTCGACCTCGTACGCCTCTGGCATTACCGGCCCTGGAACTTGGGCGACCTGCTCTGCAAACTCTTCCAGTTTGTCAGCGAGAGCTGCACCTACGCCACGGTGCTCACCATCACCGCGCTGAGCGTCGAGCGCTACTTCGCCATCTGCTTCCCGCTGCGGGCCAAGGTGGTGATCACCAAGGGCCGGGTGAAGCTCGTCGTCCTGGTCATCTGGGCCGTGGCTTTCTGCAGCGCCGGGCCCATCTTCATGCTGGTCGGAGTGGAGCATGAGAATGGTACCGACCCTCGGGACACCAACGAGTGCCGCGCCACCGAGTTCGCCGTGCGCTCCGGGCTGCTCACCATCATGGTGTGGGTGTCCAGCATCTTCTTCTTCCTGCCTGTTTTCTGCCTCACTGTGCTCTACAGCCTCATCGGCAGGAAGCTATGGAGGAGAAGACGCAGCGAGGCGGCGGTGGGCGCCTCGCTCAGAGACCAGAACCACAAACAAACCGTGAAGATGCTGG ctgtagtggtttttgctttCATCCTCTGCTGGCTGCCCTTCCATGTAGGACGATATTTATTCTCCAAATCGTTCGAGCCTGGCTCTGTGGAGATCGCTCAGATCAGCCAATACTGCAACCTCGTCTCTTTCGTCCTCTTCTACCTCAGTGCTGCCATCAACCCTATTCTCTACAACATCATGTCCAAGAAGTACCGAGTGGCAGTGTTCAAACTTCTGGGATTTGAACCCTTCTCCCAGAGGAAGCTCTCCACTCTAAAGGATGAAAGTTCTCGGGCCTGGACAGAATCTAGTATTAATACATGA